In Paractinoplanes brasiliensis, the following proteins share a genomic window:
- the rnhA gene encoding ribonuclease HI, with translation MTVVEIYTDGACVPNPGPGGWGAVLRYGAKEKDLCGGTAEQTTNNRMELMAPIRALETLNRAPLTVKLYTDSIYVRDGITKWLPRWSANGWQTSAKQPVKNVDLWQRLDAAVRRHDVQWHWVKGHAGHPENERADRLAARGLQEAVASGKVVGGA, from the coding sequence ATGACCGTGGTGGAGATCTACACCGACGGGGCCTGCGTCCCCAACCCCGGGCCGGGCGGCTGGGGCGCCGTGCTGCGATACGGCGCGAAGGAGAAGGACCTGTGCGGCGGCACCGCGGAGCAGACCACTAACAACCGGATGGAGCTGATGGCCCCGATCCGGGCGCTGGAGACCCTCAACCGGGCGCCGCTGACGGTCAAGCTCTACACCGACAGCATCTACGTGCGCGACGGGATCACCAAATGGCTGCCGCGCTGGTCGGCCAACGGGTGGCAGACGTCGGCGAAGCAGCCGGTCAAGAACGTCGACCTGTGGCAGCGCCTGGACGCGGCCGTACGGCGTCACGACGTGCAGTGGCACTGGGTGAAAGGGCACGCCGGGCACCCGGAGAACGAGCGGGCCGACCGGCTGGCGGCTCGGGGTCTGCAGGAGGCGGTCGCTTCGGGCAAAGTTGTCGGTGGGGCCTGA
- a CDS encoding DNA polymerase domain-containing protein produces the protein MADKPEERDGVKLTNLDQELFEGAGATKRDLVDYLDAVRERILPVLHDRPLSVIRLLRGQDKFMQKNLPKYTPDWVPRTTVWADSSHREVTYGLCNDRRTLLWFGNQRAIEYHPALMLAGSTAPTHLIMDLDPPEGGAFRLAVRAARLVREALRGAGMSGAVKTSGAKGVHVFVPLDGESDPEQVAAATRAVAARAERLDPDLATTAFIRDDRHGKVFLDATRSGGATVVAAYSPRVRPGVPVSFPVSWDDLDDIKPSDFTVHTAAGLLGDKDPWASEMPSPQPLDPGLIEEGRTIPVARVQAMHEGKRRAKARREAE, from the coding sequence ATGGCAGACAAGCCCGAGGAACGCGACGGCGTCAAGCTGACCAACCTCGACCAGGAGCTGTTCGAGGGTGCCGGCGCGACCAAGCGTGACCTGGTCGACTATCTGGACGCCGTCCGCGAGCGGATCCTGCCGGTGCTGCACGACCGGCCGCTGTCGGTGATCCGGCTGCTGCGCGGGCAGGACAAGTTCATGCAGAAGAACCTGCCGAAATACACGCCCGACTGGGTGCCGCGGACGACAGTGTGGGCCGACTCGTCACACCGCGAGGTCACGTACGGGCTGTGCAACGACCGCCGTACGCTGCTGTGGTTCGGCAACCAGCGAGCCATCGAATACCACCCGGCCCTGATGCTCGCCGGCTCGACCGCCCCCACCCACCTGATCATGGACCTGGACCCACCCGAGGGCGGCGCGTTCCGGCTGGCCGTGCGAGCCGCGCGCCTGGTCCGCGAGGCCCTGCGAGGCGCCGGCATGTCCGGAGCGGTGAAAACCAGCGGCGCCAAGGGCGTGCACGTCTTCGTGCCGCTGGACGGCGAGTCCGACCCCGAGCAGGTCGCCGCCGCAACCCGAGCCGTGGCCGCCCGCGCCGAACGCCTCGACCCCGACCTGGCCACCACCGCCTTCATCCGCGACGACCGCCACGGCAAAGTCTTCCTCGACGCCACCCGCTCCGGCGGCGCCACGGTCGTCGCCGCCTACAGCCCCCGGGTGCGGCCCGGGGTGCCGGTCTCGTTCCCCGTGTCGTGGGACGACCTCGACGACATCAAACCCAGCGACTTCACCGTGCACACAGCGGCCGGCCTGCTGGGCGACAAGGACCCGTGGGCTTCGGAGATGCCGTCGCCGCAGCCGCTGGACCCGGGCCTGATCGAGGAGGGCCGCACGATCCCCGTAGCCCGGGTGCAGGCCATGCACGAGGGCAAACGCCGAGCCAAAGCCCGCCGCGAAGCCGAATGA
- a CDS encoding epoxide hydrolase family protein, with protein MTASGESSSSPAPTSSSRAPATSPRGPDTSSPAPDTSTRGPNMSSPAPVTSFRVSITDAAVADLRGRLSRTRWPSPSPAPGWTAGPPLSDVSDLCAYWATGYDFAAASDRLNRHPQFHTVIDGVGIHFVHVRSSRADAVPLLLTHGWPGSIVEFFDVIAPLSSSFHVVCPSLPGYGFSDAPAVPGWGVARVADAWAALMTRLGYPRFVAQGHDWGTSVSTQLGLRHPSRVIGLHLVPPLVAPDPATFGSLTPAEQAALDDLAAAADGDGYSFVQSTRPQTIGYALVDSPAALCAWIIEKFHAWTDGDPLTRDQLLDNLMMYWLPGAGASAARMYWESFPEVQAIFRGDGSSAPMVPVPVGCSIFPRENPRPSRRWAERRFTDIRYWNEPVRGGHFAAFEQPELFVDEVRACVAALLKGT; from the coding sequence ATGACGGCTTCCGGCGAGTCCTCGTCCTCTCCCGCGCCGACCTCATCGTCCCGCGCACCGGCCACATCCCCTCGCGGACCGGACACATCCTCCCCCGCGCCGGACACATCCACTCGCGGACCGAACATGTCCTCCCCCGCGCCGGTCACGTCGTTTCGTGTGTCGATCACGGACGCCGCCGTTGCCGATTTGCGGGGCAGGCTTTCCCGTACGCGGTGGCCTTCGCCCTCGCCCGCCCCAGGCTGGACCGCCGGCCCGCCTCTATCCGACGTTTCGGATTTATGCGCTTACTGGGCTACGGGGTATGACTTCGCCGCCGCCTCGGATCGGCTCAACCGGCATCCGCAGTTCCACACGGTGATCGACGGGGTGGGGATCCACTTCGTGCACGTGCGGTCGTCGCGGGCCGACGCCGTGCCTCTGCTGCTCACCCATGGGTGGCCAGGGTCGATCGTGGAGTTCTTCGACGTGATCGCGCCGCTGTCCTCATCTTTTCATGTGGTGTGCCCGTCGTTGCCCGGGTACGGCTTCAGCGACGCACCCGCTGTTCCCGGCTGGGGCGTGGCGCGGGTGGCCGACGCGTGGGCCGCGCTGATGACCCGACTCGGATATCCCCGATTTGTCGCCCAGGGACACGACTGGGGAACCAGCGTCAGCACCCAGCTCGGTCTGCGGCATCCGTCCCGGGTCATCGGGCTCCACCTGGTTCCGCCGCTGGTCGCGCCCGACCCGGCGACGTTCGGCTCGCTCACCCCGGCCGAGCAGGCCGCCCTGGACGACCTGGCGGCGGCCGCGGACGGGGACGGCTACTCGTTCGTGCAGTCGACCCGGCCGCAGACCATCGGGTACGCGTTGGTGGACTCCCCCGCCGCGCTGTGCGCCTGGATCATCGAGAAGTTCCACGCCTGGACCGACGGCGATCCGCTGACCCGCGACCAGCTGCTCGACAACCTGATGATGTATTGGCTGCCGGGCGCGGGCGCGTCGGCCGCGCGGATGTACTGGGAGAGCTTTCCCGAGGTGCAGGCCATCTTCCGGGGCGACGGCAGTTCGGCGCCGATGGTCCCGGTGCCGGTCGGGTGTTCGATCTTCCCGCGCGAGAACCCACGGCCGTCGCGGCGCTGGGCGGAACGCCGCTTCACCGACATCCGGTACTGGAACGAGCCCGTACGGGGTGGGCACTTCGCCGCCTTCGAACAGCCGGAGTTGTTCGTGGACGAGGTCCGGGCCTGCGTGGCCGCCCTCCTCAAAGGAACTTGA
- a CDS encoding ABC transporter substrate-binding protein: MAFKPVKDGGRGGRTRFTRRAAVAAVGVAALLTAGACGSSDDSSGGGSGSSKVEVFTWWADGGEKAGLDGLVKQFGTDCAGQTFENGAVAGGAGANAKSVLASRLQQGDPPDTFQAHAGAELQDYINAGQIEDLSADYDSWGLKQAFPQGLIDNLTVEGKIYSVPANIHRANVVWTNKKVLAEAGITKDPTDLAGFIADLDKVKAKGIKAPLAVGKDWTQLMLFESVLITDLGPDKFTGLWTGATDWNDAGVTKAINDFKQLLTYTNTDRDALDWTDAEKLVMDGKAAYQLMGDWEAADLDAKKFTDYAWFTFPGNGDTFQWLADSFVLPKGAKNPEGTKCWLKTVGSAAGQKAFNTTKGSIPARTDATPGDYPKYQQAAMADWKSFKQVPSCAHGSACSQGWQGAANSALGKFSTNQDVAELQKAMATAASEFVKK, from the coding sequence ATGGCCTTCAAGCCGGTTAAGGACGGTGGGCGAGGTGGCCGGACGCGCTTCACTCGACGGGCTGCGGTCGCAGCCGTCGGTGTCGCCGCGCTTCTGACCGCCGGGGCCTGTGGGTCCAGTGACGACAGCAGCGGCGGCGGCTCCGGCTCGTCCAAGGTGGAGGTGTTCACCTGGTGGGCCGACGGCGGCGAGAAGGCCGGTCTGGACGGCCTGGTCAAGCAGTTCGGCACCGACTGCGCGGGGCAGACCTTCGAGAACGGCGCGGTGGCCGGTGGCGCCGGCGCGAACGCGAAGTCCGTGCTCGCCTCCCGGCTGCAGCAGGGCGACCCGCCGGACACGTTCCAGGCGCACGCCGGCGCCGAGCTGCAGGACTACATCAACGCCGGCCAGATCGAGGACCTCAGCGCCGACTACGACAGCTGGGGCCTCAAGCAGGCGTTCCCGCAGGGTCTCATCGACAACCTGACGGTCGAGGGCAAGATCTACTCGGTGCCCGCGAACATTCACCGGGCCAACGTCGTGTGGACCAACAAGAAGGTTCTCGCCGAGGCCGGCATCACGAAGGACCCGACCGACCTGGCCGGCTTCATCGCCGACCTCGACAAGGTCAAGGCCAAGGGCATCAAGGCGCCGCTCGCGGTCGGCAAGGACTGGACCCAGCTGATGCTGTTCGAGTCGGTGCTCATCACCGACCTCGGCCCCGACAAGTTCACCGGCCTGTGGACGGGCGCCACCGACTGGAACGACGCCGGCGTCACCAAGGCCATCAACGACTTCAAGCAGCTGCTCACGTACACCAACACCGACCGCGACGCCCTCGACTGGACCGACGCCGAGAAGCTGGTCATGGACGGCAAGGCGGCGTACCAGCTGATGGGTGACTGGGAGGCGGCCGACCTGGACGCCAAGAAGTTCACCGACTACGCGTGGTTCACGTTCCCGGGCAACGGCGACACCTTCCAGTGGCTGGCCGACTCGTTCGTGCTGCCCAAGGGCGCCAAGAACCCCGAGGGCACCAAGTGCTGGCTGAAGACGGTCGGCTCGGCCGCGGGCCAGAAGGCGTTCAACACCACCAAGGGCTCGATCCCGGCCCGTACTGACGCCACGCCGGGCGACTACCCGAAGTACCAGCAGGCCGCGATGGCCGACTGGAAGTCGTTCAAGCAGGTCCCGTCCTGCGCCCACGGCTCGGCCTGCTCCCAGGGCTGGCAGGGCGCGGCCAACTCCGCCCTCGGCAAGTTCTCGACCAACCAGGACGTCGCCGAGCTGCAGAAGGCCATGGCCACCGCCGCGTCCGAGTTCGTCAAGAAGTAA
- a CDS encoding carbohydrate ABC transporter permease, producing MTTASIQAPPPVESLEPVRKPRRGTGPGSIIKYALALLFLLIVLMPMYVLIVTSFKSGSDIGVASQWSLPETWTLASWEKAWTALQPAFFRTFQLAIPVAIISSLIGAANGFVLSRWRFPGADVVFTLILFGMFIPYQAVMIPLREIVTTLGIPPGITTLVFVHCVYGIPICTLIFRNYYATTVPEELIEAARVDGAGLLRTFTRIILPISIPGFVVTIIWQFTSAWNDYLFAIFLSNTRNGPITIALNALAGAQSPDYAASMAGALITSLPTLVVYVLLGRWFIGGLMAGSVKS from the coding sequence ATGACGACCGCGTCGATCCAGGCGCCTCCTCCCGTCGAGAGCCTGGAGCCCGTACGGAAACCGCGTCGGGGAACCGGGCCGGGTTCGATCATCAAGTACGCGCTGGCCCTGCTCTTCCTGCTGATCGTGCTGATGCCGATGTACGTGCTGATCGTGACCAGCTTCAAGTCGGGCTCGGACATCGGCGTGGCCAGCCAGTGGAGCCTTCCCGAGACGTGGACTCTGGCATCGTGGGAGAAGGCGTGGACGGCGTTGCAGCCCGCGTTCTTCCGCACATTCCAGCTGGCCATCCCGGTCGCGATCATCTCGTCGCTGATCGGGGCGGCCAACGGTTTCGTGCTCAGCCGATGGCGCTTCCCCGGCGCCGACGTGGTGTTCACGCTGATCCTGTTCGGCATGTTCATCCCGTACCAGGCAGTCATGATCCCCCTGCGCGAGATCGTCACCACCCTGGGGATCCCGCCGGGCATCACGACGCTGGTGTTCGTGCACTGCGTCTACGGCATCCCGATCTGCACGCTGATCTTCCGGAACTATTACGCCACCACGGTCCCCGAAGAGCTGATCGAGGCGGCCCGGGTCGACGGCGCGGGGCTCCTGCGCACGTTCACCCGGATCATCCTGCCGATCTCGATCCCCGGTTTCGTGGTGACGATCATCTGGCAGTTCACCTCGGCCTGGAACGACTACCTGTTCGCGATCTTCCTGTCCAACACCCGGAACGGGCCGATCACGATCGCTCTCAACGCCCTGGCCGGCGCACAGTCCCCCGACTACGCCGCGTCGATGGCGGGCGCGCTGATCACGTCGCTGCCGACCCTGGTCGTCTACGTGCTTCTGGGTCGCTGGTTCATCGGCGGCCTGATGGCGGGCTCGGTCAAAAGCTGA
- a CDS encoding TetR/AcrR family transcriptional regulator — protein sequence MSEHVPHLPRPLRADARENRDRVLESARVLFSEQGLGVTMRQVARRAEVGPATLYRRFPTKQVLVEAAFADEVRACRGIVEGGCAAEDPWLGFCSVIEGLTVLNARNHGFTEAFMAAAPDVDMFAAHRASLLRMLAGLVGRAQDAGALRGDFVVDDLVLVLLAGRGLSSLPLRLRDKAARRFAALSIDGFRASDANRRLPRAPRLTTGASIIRNLRPDATGTASTEEAAGQRTYDQVTTQGARNDTETGVDTCSVQAARYSPSRDNDVNLSMGEIRDGLQAG from the coding sequence ATGAGCGAGCACGTGCCTCACCTGCCTCGCCCGCTTCGCGCCGACGCGCGCGAGAACCGCGATCGAGTTCTTGAATCGGCTCGCGTGTTGTTCTCCGAGCAGGGCCTCGGGGTCACCATGCGCCAGGTCGCTCGTCGCGCGGAAGTGGGTCCCGCGACCCTCTACCGGCGTTTTCCGACGAAGCAGGTGCTCGTCGAGGCAGCGTTCGCCGACGAGGTGCGGGCCTGCCGGGGCATCGTCGAGGGCGGTTGCGCGGCCGAGGACCCATGGCTTGGCTTCTGCTCGGTCATCGAAGGACTCACCGTGCTCAACGCGCGCAACCACGGCTTCACCGAGGCTTTCATGGCCGCTGCCCCGGACGTCGACATGTTCGCCGCGCACCGCGCGTCGCTGCTGCGGATGCTCGCCGGGCTGGTCGGACGCGCTCAGGACGCTGGCGCGCTGCGTGGTGATTTCGTCGTCGACGACCTCGTGCTCGTCCTGCTTGCGGGTCGTGGACTGTCGTCATTGCCGCTCAGGCTCCGGGACAAGGCGGCGCGACGCTTCGCCGCCCTGAGCATCGACGGTTTCCGGGCCTCCGACGCGAACCGGCGCCTGCCCCGAGCCCCGCGACTGACCACCGGCGCCTCGATCATCCGCAACCTCCGGCCGGACGCGACAGGAACCGCGTCCACTGAGGAAGCCGCTGGTCAGCGGACATACGATCAGGTAACAACACAGGGCGCACGTAACGACACGGAAACAGGCGTTGACACGTGTTCGGTTCAGGCGGCACGGTACTCCCCATCGCGTGACAACGATGTCAATCTTTCGATGGGAGAAATTCGGGATGGCCTTCAAGCCGGTTAA
- a CDS encoding PIN domain-containing protein, which produces MSLAVFVDANILFSRCLRDWLVMLALDSQHTAFRLRWSEAVLAEAFYHLRRKYPDAPEQQIERWRDRLDQNFPEAKVTSWNPNDVPRPQDPNDHHVLAAAYAGEVDILITSDSDINDFQACLDQVDAGIEVHHVDDFLCMIADRHPHLVRLRYLSQIAYWQRRAGSTVEAAADSSNEALDRAGAKRFAFLLGTDGRFRIW; this is translated from the coding sequence GTGTCGCTCGCAGTGTTCGTGGATGCCAACATTCTCTTCTCGCGTTGCCTGCGTGACTGGTTGGTGATGTTGGCTCTCGACAGTCAGCACACCGCCTTCAGATTGCGCTGGAGCGAGGCCGTACTGGCAGAGGCCTTCTACCACCTACGCCGCAAATATCCGGATGCGCCCGAGCAACAGATCGAACGTTGGCGCGACCGGCTTGATCAGAACTTCCCCGAAGCCAAGGTCACCAGCTGGAATCCGAACGATGTTCCTCGTCCGCAGGATCCCAACGACCACCATGTCTTGGCAGCGGCCTACGCCGGCGAAGTCGACATCCTCATCACGAGCGACAGTGATATCAACGACTTCCAGGCCTGCCTCGACCAGGTCGACGCCGGCATCGAGGTGCACCATGTCGATGATTTTCTCTGCATGATCGCCGATCGCCACCCACACCTGGTTCGTCTGCGCTATCTCTCCCAGATTGCGTACTGGCAGCGCCGTGCTGGATCGACAGTGGAGGCCGCCGCCGACTCCAGCAACGAAGCACTCGACAGAGCTGGCGCCAAGCGGTTCGCCTTCTTGCTCGGCACCGATGGACGCTTCCGCATCTGGTGA
- a CDS encoding LacI family DNA-binding transcriptional regulator, giving the protein MPADDVTVRRPTLTQVAALAGVSLKTASRALNQEPNVAPSTGRRVRDAADLLGYRLNGIARELRRGATSALVGLVSGDLTNPFYSAVASGIERELRQHGLLLITANNDEDAMLERSLVDAFLERRVRALLVIPSADDHEYLAIEGNRGVPFVFLDRPPDGLAADAVLIDNAGGARSAGEHLLAAGHKRIAIVADLARMAPQRARIDGFVGAMRAAGNRAWEPYLRTDVHDVRHAERTVRELLSLDPAPTAIFTTNNRLTTGALRGMRDHREPPALVGFDDFDLADVLGTTVVAHDMTALGREAARLAHERISGHSGPARTIVISTSIIARGSGERPPR; this is encoded by the coding sequence ATGCCCGCCGACGATGTGACCGTTCGCCGGCCCACGTTGACCCAGGTGGCCGCCCTGGCCGGGGTCAGTCTCAAGACCGCCTCCCGCGCGCTCAACCAGGAGCCCAACGTGGCGCCCTCGACCGGGCGGCGGGTGCGGGACGCGGCCGATCTGCTGGGTTACCGGCTCAACGGCATCGCACGCGAGCTGCGGCGCGGGGCCACCTCGGCGCTGGTCGGCCTGGTCAGCGGCGATCTCACCAACCCGTTCTACTCGGCCGTGGCCAGCGGCATCGAGCGCGAGCTGCGGCAGCACGGGCTGCTGCTGATCACGGCCAACAACGACGAGGACGCGATGCTCGAGCGGAGCCTCGTCGACGCCTTCCTGGAACGACGCGTACGGGCGTTGCTGGTCATACCCAGCGCCGACGATCACGAATATCTCGCGATCGAGGGCAACCGTGGGGTCCCTTTCGTCTTCCTCGACCGCCCGCCGGACGGGCTGGCCGCCGATGCCGTACTGATCGACAACGCCGGCGGGGCACGTTCGGCCGGGGAACATCTACTCGCGGCCGGCCACAAGCGCATCGCGATCGTGGCCGACCTGGCCCGGATGGCGCCGCAGCGCGCACGGATCGACGGTTTCGTGGGTGCCATGCGCGCCGCGGGCAACCGCGCGTGGGAGCCCTACCTGCGAACCGACGTCCACGACGTGCGCCATGCCGAACGCACCGTGCGCGAACTGCTCTCGCTCGACCCGGCGCCAACGGCCATCTTCACCACCAACAACCGCCTCACCACCGGCGCGCTGCGCGGCATGCGCGACCACAGGGAGCCACCCGCCCTGGTCGGCTTCGACGATTTCGACCTGGCCGACGTCCTCGGCACCACCGTGGTGGCCCACGACATGACAGCGCTGGGCCGAGAAGCGGCGCGTCTCGCCCACGAACGCATCAGCGGCCATTCCGGCCCGGCCCGCACCATCGTCATCTCCACCTCCATCATCGCCCGCGGCTCCGGCGAACGCCCGCCCCGCTGA
- a CDS encoding helix-turn-helix domain-containing protein, whose product MSTATTLAATAHQLSEAANRKGSPEHASLKALLALLAEAPGEEVRLTVGHAGDVAVPDLVVDLLRQISAVLDRGDGVVVSEVARELTTSEAARILGVSRPTLTSLLDRGEIPSHKVGTHRRVALQDALAYRRRRIAQQRATYEALMAEQDELGIHE is encoded by the coding sequence ATGAGCACAGCAACGACACTTGCTGCGACGGCACACCAGCTTTCCGAGGCCGCCAACCGGAAAGGGAGCCCTGAGCACGCCTCCCTGAAGGCGCTTCTGGCACTGCTCGCCGAAGCCCCGGGCGAGGAAGTGCGCCTGACGGTCGGACACGCCGGCGATGTTGCCGTTCCAGACCTGGTGGTGGATCTGTTGAGGCAGATCAGCGCTGTCTTGGACCGTGGAGACGGCGTAGTCGTCAGCGAGGTCGCCCGCGAACTCACCACCAGCGAAGCCGCCCGGATACTGGGCGTCTCCCGGCCGACGCTGACGAGCCTGCTCGACCGAGGCGAAATTCCGTCTCACAAGGTGGGGACTCATCGACGGGTGGCCCTGCAGGACGCACTCGCCTACCGCCGCCGTCGCATAGCCCAGCAACGCGCCACCTACGAGGCGCTGATGGCCGAGCAGGACGAACTCGGCATTCACGAATAA
- a CDS encoding MmcQ/YjbR family DNA-binding protein has protein sequence MVTVDDVRRVARDLPRSSEHLIHDRVKFRVGSIVYVAFSRDETVMGFAYPREERAALVASEPAIFHLPRESDLRFNWVRAWLAELDDDRMTELVLDAWRMVVPKKVWNAHFPRLA, from the coding sequence ATGGTCACCGTCGACGACGTACGGCGGGTCGCCCGCGACCTTCCGCGCAGCTCAGAACACCTGATCCACGACCGTGTGAAGTTCCGCGTCGGCTCGATCGTCTACGTCGCGTTCTCCCGGGACGAGACGGTCATGGGCTTCGCCTACCCCAGGGAGGAAAGGGCGGCGCTCGTCGCCTCCGAGCCCGCGATCTTCCATCTCCCCCGCGAGTCCGACCTGCGTTTCAACTGGGTGCGGGCCTGGCTCGCCGAGCTCGACGACGACCGGATGACCGAGCTGGTCCTGGACGCGTGGCGCATGGTCGTTCCGAAAAAGGTGTGGAATGCGCACTTCCCCCGCCTGGCGTGA
- a CDS encoding zinc-binding dehydrogenase, with amino-acid sequence MATIEVAEPQAGPGQVVIETEAIGVGGVDAVIRRGTLGGYGFTTGLIPGSEVAGRVTAVGTDVDQSWLGRRVWAFTGTGGGYAEQALARVGDVVALPHDLSSIDAVTLGSAAPVAHFALTHAHFAPGESVLVRGASGSIGIATVEIAARGGAEAIAVTTSSPQRGNLLRGLGATHVLDRSGAGGPATPQTYDVVIDIVGGPGLPSFIDRLAPNGRMVVVGVVAGMPPTDFGMRLIAGFQQSRSLATFSLDTVPVAARDTVRVEQFAAAARGELHAVVHAVLPLNQAAEAHRKMDAGEVFGRIVLTP; translated from the coding sequence ATGGCGACGATCGAGGTCGCCGAGCCCCAGGCAGGCCCCGGGCAGGTGGTCATCGAGACCGAGGCGATCGGGGTCGGCGGGGTCGATGCCGTCATCCGCCGCGGGACCCTGGGCGGCTACGGTTTCACGACCGGACTGATTCCGGGCAGCGAGGTCGCCGGGCGGGTGACGGCGGTCGGAACCGACGTCGACCAGTCCTGGCTCGGTCGCCGCGTGTGGGCGTTCACCGGAACCGGCGGCGGATACGCCGAGCAGGCCCTCGCCCGGGTCGGCGACGTCGTCGCCCTCCCCCACGACCTGAGCTCCATCGACGCGGTGACTCTCGGAAGTGCGGCCCCCGTCGCACATTTCGCACTCACCCACGCGCATTTCGCCCCGGGTGAGTCCGTGCTCGTGCGCGGTGCATCGGGCAGCATCGGCATTGCGACCGTGGAGATCGCCGCACGCGGCGGGGCGGAAGCGATCGCGGTCACGACGTCATCGCCCCAGCGCGGGAACCTGCTTCGTGGGCTGGGGGCGACCCACGTCCTCGACCGCTCCGGGGCGGGGGGCCCGGCAACGCCGCAAACCTACGACGTCGTCATCGACATCGTCGGTGGACCCGGCCTGCCGAGCTTCATCGACCGGCTCGCGCCGAACGGGCGCATGGTGGTCGTTGGCGTGGTGGCCGGGATGCCACCGACGGACTTCGGTATGCGTCTGATCGCCGGCTTCCAGCAATCCCGCTCGCTGGCCACGTTCAGTCTCGACACTGTTCCGGTCGCCGCCAGGGACACGGTCCGCGTGGAGCAGTTCGCCGCTGCCGCCAGAGGCGAGTTGCATGCCGTCGTGCACGCCGTCCTGCCCCTGAACCAAGCCGCCGAGGCGCATCGAAAGATGGACGCCGGCGAAGTGTTCGGGCGTATCGTCCTCACCCCCTGA
- a CDS encoding transposase yields MQLKAARCPTWTRSGQTTTSRLIREEFPEIRTRIPTLWTNSYFVATIGGAILEIVNRYVENQRNVWPDSPPPRRRMGYP; encoded by the coding sequence ATACAACTCAAAGCTGCACGCTGTCCGACATGGACGAGATCAGGTCAAACAACAACGTCGCGGCTCATCCGGGAGGAGTTCCCAGAGATCCGAACCCGGATCCCGACCCTGTGGACCAATAGCTACTTCGTCGCCACCATCGGCGGTGCAATTTTGGAGATCGTGAACAGGTATGTCGAGAACCAACGCAACGTCTGGCCAGACAGCCCTCCGCCCCGGCGGCGAATGGGCTATCCCTGA
- a CDS encoding carbohydrate ABC transporter permease, with amino-acid sequence MRRLRHWGPGLLLLSPSLILLAVFVYGLIAWTTKVSVSDEHNALGSKGFVGLDNYTKLFTNDINDRFTHSLRNLLIFTVVFLAGAMFFGLLWAFILERGVRAEGFFRTVYLFPMAVSFVASGVVWRWLMNPNTGDNAGGLNSVLGGLGLDFLQNTWWTNPDWGMAAMAIPAIWQLSGYVMALFLAGFRGIPQELREAAAMDGASTYRLYRNVIFPQLTPVALSALIIIGHMSMKMFDLIMSVSGPQWLTEVPAIYVWQTLLTSDYAKAAAISIILLLLVAVVIVPYLIYTNRQEKNA; translated from the coding sequence ATGCGCCGACTCCGGCACTGGGGACCGGGCTTGCTGCTGCTCTCCCCGTCGCTGATCCTGCTCGCCGTCTTCGTCTACGGCCTGATCGCCTGGACGACGAAGGTCTCGGTGTCCGACGAGCACAACGCTCTGGGGTCGAAGGGCTTCGTCGGTCTCGACAACTACACGAAGCTGTTCACCAACGACATCAACGACCGGTTCACCCACTCGCTCAGGAACTTGCTCATCTTCACGGTCGTGTTCCTGGCCGGGGCCATGTTCTTCGGCCTGCTCTGGGCTTTCATCCTGGAACGCGGGGTCCGGGCCGAGGGCTTCTTCCGTACGGTGTACCTCTTCCCCATGGCGGTGTCGTTCGTCGCCTCGGGTGTGGTGTGGCGCTGGCTGATGAACCCGAACACGGGCGACAACGCGGGCGGGCTGAATTCCGTACTGGGTGGGCTGGGTCTTGATTTTCTGCAGAACACCTGGTGGACCAACCCGGACTGGGGCATGGCGGCCATGGCGATCCCGGCGATCTGGCAGCTGTCGGGTTACGTGATGGCGTTGTTCCTGGCCGGCTTCCGGGGCATCCCGCAGGAGTTGCGCGAGGCGGCGGCGATGGACGGGGCGAGCACGTACCGGCTGTACCGCAACGTGATCTTCCCTCAGCTGACGCCGGTCGCGCTGTCCGCGTTGATCATCATCGGGCACATGTCGATGAAGATGTTCGACCTGATCATGAGCGTGTCCGGTCCGCAGTGGCTCACCGAGGTGCCCGCCATCTACGTCTGGCAGACGCTTCTGACCAGCGACTACGCCAAGGCCGCGGCCATCTCGATCATCCTGCTGCTGCTAGTGGCGGTCGTCATCGTGCCGTACCTGATCTACACGAACCGGCAGGAGAAGAACGCATGA